In one Roseburia intestinalis L1-82 genomic region, the following are encoded:
- a CDS encoding stage V sporulation protein AB gives MFLNHILLGFLGIAFGGAVAAGTFAFVIVIGVVPRMIGKCNRAAGTLCFEQAIILGGILGNIVSVFLQMHIPLGQVSGHIFLGLYGLSAGMFVGCIAVALAEILNTFPILFRRAKLKVGLQWVMWTMAVGKTCGALYYFVKKIGEGLS, from the coding sequence ATGTTTCTTAATCATATTCTGCTCGGATTTTTAGGAATTGCGTTTGGCGGCGCGGTCGCTGCGGGAACGTTTGCTTTTGTGATCGTCATCGGTGTTGTTCCCCGTATGATCGGAAAATGTAACCGTGCGGCGGGTACGCTCTGCTTTGAGCAGGCAATCATCCTTGGCGGAATCCTTGGAAATATCGTCTCCGTATTTTTGCAGATGCATATTCCGCTTGGACAGGTATCAGGACATATCTTTCTCGGCCTGTACGGGCTCTCGGCGGGAATGTTTGTCGGCTGTATCGCGGTGGCTCTCGCAGAGATATTAAACACATTCCCAATCCTGTTTCGCAGGGCAAAACTGAAAGTTGGTCTCCAGTGGGTCATGTGGACGATGGCGGTCGGCAAGACGTGCGGGGCGCTTTATTATTTTGTGAAAAAAATCGGGGAAGGGTTGTCGTAG
- a CDS encoding DUF3837 domain-containing protein has product MVTSIARQSVIIKCNMQKSVLTGNYEFYYAAGLIAKLSGVEISDDIKPIELGVLLHQEIEKTEPKDEQEKYLFSMLKDYKPTDEYDEQMKELLLWGKGEQYLWTVTIL; this is encoded by the coding sequence ATGGTCACATCCATCGCACGTCAGAGTGTTATCATAAAATGCAACATGCAGAAATCTGTCCTGACCGGCAACTACGAATTTTATTATGCTGCAGGGCTTATTGCAAAATTATCCGGGGTTGAGATTTCAGATGACATCAAACCGATCGAACTGGGGGTACTTTTACATCAGGAAATCGAAAAGACAGAGCCGAAGGATGAACAGGAAAAGTACCTGTTTTCGATGCTAAAGGACTATAAGCCGACCGATGAGTATGATGAACAGATGAAGGAGCTGCTCCTGTGGGGAAAAGGCGAGCAGTATCTGTGGACGGTAACGATTCTGTGA
- a CDS encoding SpoVA/SpoVAEb family sporulation membrane protein has translation MAQPTTKQSSSAKTSDEQKQKNLSKVSYGADKKVRDQAYNEYVESITPKHNLAANMAKAFVMGGIICCIGQFILNICKSLGLDKEMSGSWCSILLILLSVILTGLNLYPSLANWGGAGALVPITGFANGVAAPAIEFQKEGQVFGIGCKIFTIAGPVILYGIFSSWVLGLIYWAAKMFGFC, from the coding sequence ATGGCACAACCAACCACCAAACAAAGCAGTTCAGCCAAAACATCAGATGAGCAAAAGCAGAAAAATTTATCCAAAGTGTCATACGGCGCAGACAAAAAAGTACGAGACCAGGCATACAATGAATATGTGGAGTCCATCACCCCAAAACACAACCTTGCAGCAAATATGGCAAAGGCATTTGTGATGGGAGGGATTATCTGCTGCATCGGGCAGTTCATTTTAAATATCTGTAAAAGCCTTGGACTTGATAAAGAGATGTCGGGTAGCTGGTGCAGTATCCTGTTGATCTTATTATCTGTGATCTTAACAGGGCTTAATCTGTATCCGTCACTTGCAAACTGGGGAGGTGCCGGTGCGCTCGTGCCGATCACCGGATTTGCCAACGGTGTTGCGGCACCGGCGATCGAGTTTCAGAAAGAGGGACAGGTCTTTGGAATCGGTTGTAAAATATTTACGATCGCGGGACCGGTCATTTTGTATGGTATTTTTTCGAGCTGGGTATTGGGACTGATCTACTGGGCGGCAAAAATGTTTGGATTTTGTTGA
- a CDS encoding histidine kinase — MDEIGSIITNKINQQPSCSQDGFPDTVKRYTGKGSRFYFTLQLKPVESDLLHEMTPDLSMDFTRKGVFVVEDNALNMEIACMLLDTFGIEVKEVYNRKEAVEDVRTTPPGYYDAGNGWTGGNANDQTA, encoded by the coding sequence TTGGATGAGATAGGATCTATCATCACAAATAAGATCAATCAGCAGCCGTCTTGTTCACAAGATGGATTCCCAGATACAGTTAAAAGGTACACTGGGAAGGGAAGCAGATTTTATTTTACATTGCAGTTAAAACCGGTGGAAAGTGATCTGCTGCATGAGATGACACCGGATCTGTCCATGGATTTTACCAGAAAAGGAGTCTTTGTGGTGGAGGATAATGCATTGAATATGGAAATTGCATGTATGCTTTTAGATACATTTGGCATTGAAGTTAAGGAGGTGTATAATAGAAAAGAAGCAGTGGAAGATGTGCGTACTACACCGCCAGGATATTATGATGCAGGAAATGGATGGACTGGAGGTAACGCGAATGATCAGACAGCCTGA
- a CDS encoding iron-containing alcohol dehydrogenase family protein yields MQTGKGISIPSILKVGKGALTKIGSYLKNEGIEQAVIFFGNGLIDMFGTDVMNSLKQEDIKVLEYSELDTVDIDEIITLAFAMPNKTQAVISIGGGKVIDAGKYAAFLRNLPFISVPTSSSSDGFSSASASLLVHGKRTSVPARLAYGIIVDTQVIRTAPEKFIYSGIGDMISKITALYDWIYEEKCGYSEVNDFAVMIAKKAVNSFVRTPYESIKDELFLKELVDSLAMSGIANEIAGSSAPTSGSEHLISHALDKILEIPQLHGIQVGIATYIMSKVQDHRYVRVETVLRETGFFDYAATLKMKRDDFIKAIDMAPSIKPFRHTYLHEENYREAAKKLVLEDEILSKILV; encoded by the coding sequence ATGCAGACAGGAAAAGGTATTTCAATACCATCCATCTTAAAAGTTGGAAAAGGTGCTTTAACTAAAATAGGCAGTTATTTAAAGAATGAAGGAATCGAACAGGCCGTTATCTTTTTTGGAAATGGTCTGATCGATATGTTTGGAACGGATGTGATGAATTCATTAAAGCAGGAGGATATCAAAGTCTTAGAATACAGTGAATTGGATACCGTGGATATCGACGAAATCATTACACTGGCGTTTGCAATGCCAAATAAGACACAGGCGGTCATTTCCATCGGTGGTGGAAAGGTCATTGATGCGGGAAAATATGCGGCATTTTTACGCAATCTTCCATTTATCAGTGTGCCGACTTCCAGTTCGAGTGATGGATTTTCCAGTGCGAGTGCATCCCTTCTTGTCCACGGAAAGCGCACTTCGGTTCCGGCACGGCTTGCTTACGGCATTATTGTGGACACACAGGTCATAAGAACTGCACCGGAGAAGTTTATCTATTCCGGGATCGGCGATATGATCTCAAAGATCACAGCACTTTATGACTGGATCTATGAGGAAAAATGTGGTTATAGTGAAGTGAATGACTTTGCTGTCATGATCGCGAAAAAGGCGGTCAACAGTTTTGTGCGGACACCGTATGAGAGCATCAAAGATGAACTTTTTTTAAAGGAGCTGGTGGATTCCCTTGCCATGAGCGGGATCGCCAATGAGATCGCAGGAAGCAGTGCACCGACAAGCGGAAGTGAGCATCTGATCTCACACGCATTGGATAAAATATTAGAAATTCCGCAGTTACATGGGATTCAGGTCGGAATCGCAACTTATATCATGAGTAAAGTGCAGGATCACCGTTATGTGCGTGTGGAGACGGTTCTGCGGGAAACAGGATTTTTTGATTATGCCGCGACGTTAAAGATGAAGCGTGATGATTTTATCAAGGCAATCGATATGGCACCATCCATCAAGCCGTTCCGCCACACTTATCTGCATGAGGAAAACTACCGTGAAGCGGCAAAAAAACTGGTACTTGAAGATGAAATTTTAAGTAAGATTCTCGTATAA
- the hcp gene encoding hydroxylamine reductase produces MGNNMDLNYEMFCYQCEQTANGKGCTKLGVCGKTPEIANLQDLLIFQVKGISCYGKVLMENGAHMDKTVVSFIENVLFTTLTNVNFDVDAHLELLRESQRIKEQVREMAGRSSNPTAHAAYDLPESKSDMLRDAPLAGIMYDNTLDPDIRSLRQTIIYGLKGISAYGHQARELGYYSDEVDDFYLLGLEATTDDSLTVEELIRMTMRTGEMALAVMKKLDEANTTIYGNPYPHKVDVTIKKGPFIIVSGHDLKDLEMLLEQTKDMGINIYTHGEMLPCHGYEGLKKYPHLIGNFGGAWQEQQKQFDNLPGCILMTTNCLMRPRESYKDRIYSTNVVGWEGVKHIGKNEKGEKDFSEIIKQALELGGFREDQEKKEILVGFGHAAALSQADKIVEAVKGGQIRHFFLIGGCDGARPGRNYYTEFAQMVPKDCVILTLACGKYRFNKLDFGEVAGLPRLLDVGQCNDVYSAVRIATALADAFETDVNGLPLSMIISWYEQKAVADLLALLSLGVHNIYLGPTLPAFLSPNVLQYLTDTFHLRQISNAEDDIKTCLKQDIA; encoded by the coding sequence ATGGGAAATAACATGGATTTAAACTATGAGATGTTCTGCTACCAGTGTGAGCAGACGGCAAACGGAAAGGGATGCACCAAACTCGGTGTCTGCGGAAAGACGCCGGAGATCGCTAATCTGCAGGATCTTTTGATCTTTCAGGTAAAGGGGATCAGCTGCTACGGGAAAGTGCTGATGGAAAACGGTGCACATATGGATAAGACAGTGGTCAGTTTTATTGAAAACGTGCTGTTTACAACATTAACGAACGTGAATTTTGATGTGGATGCACATTTAGAACTGCTACGGGAATCACAGCGGATCAAAGAGCAGGTCAGGGAGATGGCGGGAAGGAGCAGCAATCCGACGGCACATGCTGCCTACGATCTGCCGGAGAGCAAGAGCGATATGCTGCGCGATGCACCGCTTGCGGGAATCATGTACGACAATACATTAGATCCGGATATCCGTTCCCTGCGCCAGACGATCATTTATGGATTAAAAGGCATCAGCGCGTACGGACATCAGGCAAGAGAACTTGGTTATTACAGTGACGAAGTGGATGATTTTTATCTTTTGGGGCTTGAGGCGACAACAGATGACAGTCTGACGGTGGAGGAGCTGATCCGCATGACGATGCGCACCGGTGAGATGGCGCTTGCGGTTATGAAAAAACTTGATGAGGCAAATACGACGATCTATGGAAATCCATATCCGCACAAGGTGGATGTGACAATCAAAAAAGGTCCGTTTATCATTGTTTCCGGGCACGACTTAAAAGACCTTGAGATGCTGCTGGAGCAGACAAAGGATATGGGCATCAATATTTACACCCACGGTGAGATGTTGCCGTGCCACGGTTATGAGGGGTTAAAAAAATATCCGCATCTGATCGGAAATTTTGGCGGTGCATGGCAGGAGCAGCAGAAGCAGTTTGACAACCTTCCGGGCTGTATCCTGATGACGACAAACTGTCTGATGCGCCCGCGGGAAAGTTACAAAGACCGCATTTACAGCACGAACGTGGTCGGCTGGGAAGGTGTGAAGCATATCGGAAAAAATGAAAAAGGGGAAAAAGATTTCAGTGAGATTATAAAGCAGGCATTGGAGCTTGGAGGATTTAGGGAAGATCAGGAGAAGAAAGAGATTTTAGTCGGCTTTGGGCATGCCGCAGCTTTAAGTCAGGCAGATAAGATCGTGGAGGCGGTAAAAGGCGGACAGATCCGGCACTTTTTCCTGATCGGCGGCTGTGACGGAGCCAGACCGGGAAGAAATTATTACACGGAATTTGCTCAGATGGTGCCGAAAGACTGTGTGATCTTAACACTCGCCTGTGGAAAATACCGGTTTAATAAGTTAGACTTTGGGGAGGTGGCAGGACTGCCAAGACTTTTAGATGTCGGACAGTGCAATGATGTATATTCGGCGGTCAGGATCGCCACAGCGCTTGCGGATGCGTTTGAAACTGATGTCAACGGACTTCCGCTTTCCATGATCATTTCGTGGTATGAACAGAAAGCGGTGGCAGATCTCTTGGCACTTTTAAGTCTCGGTGTCCACAATATCTATCTTGGACCGACACTGCCTGCATTTTTAAGTCCGAATGTATTACAGTATCTGACCGATACGTTTCATTTGAGACAGATCAGTAATGCTGAGGATGATATTAAGACCTGTCTCAAACAAGATATTGCGTAA
- a CDS encoding HAD family hydrolase, which yields MKKIAFFDIDGTLTSEIDGSLPKSAINAIRHARTFGHLMFINTGRCFQNVEPRFRRIGFDGYVCGCGTNIFCSGTEALHVAQTHSITMQLLEAARKTNVDILFESRKEVAFDKSKSLTHPDAIHQYKAFLNRGYDMPENLENPNFFCDKFVVWYQTPDQLEEFRKVSDPYFTCIDRGGTFREFVPIGYSKATGIQYVLDYYHLDLDAAYAIGDSNNDLPMLSYVPNSVAMGNASPASLFDQVSFVTKRASEDGIAYALEQLGFFES from the coding sequence ATGAAAAAAATTGCTTTTTTTGATATTGACGGAACCTTAACCTCGGAGATCGACGGTTCCCTGCCGAAGAGTGCCATAAATGCCATTAGACATGCGCGCACCTTTGGTCATCTGATGTTTATTAATACCGGCCGCTGCTTTCAGAACGTGGAACCACGTTTCAGACGGATCGGTTTTGACGGATATGTCTGCGGATGCGGCACAAATATTTTCTGTTCCGGCACAGAGGCACTGCACGTTGCACAGACACACAGCATTACCATGCAGCTGTTAGAGGCGGCACGCAAAACCAATGTGGATATTCTTTTCGAATCCAGAAAAGAAGTTGCCTTTGATAAAAGCAAATCCCTCACACACCCGGATGCCATACACCAGTATAAAGCATTTTTAAACCGCGGCTATGATATGCCGGAGAATTTGGAAAATCCGAATTTTTTCTGCGATAAATTTGTGGTCTGGTATCAGACTCCTGACCAGTTAGAAGAATTCCGGAAAGTCAGCGATCCTTATTTTACCTGCATCGACCGCGGCGGTACCTTCCGCGAATTTGTTCCAATCGGTTACAGCAAAGCGACCGGCATCCAGTATGTGCTTGACTATTATCATCTGGATCTTGACGCCGCCTATGCGATCGGCGACAGCAACAACGATCTTCCGATGCTCTCTTATGTACCAAACAGCGTCGCCATGGGAAATGCTTCCCCGGCTTCCCTGTTTGATCAGGTATCTTTTGTAACAAAACGCGCAAGCGAGGATGGTATCGCTTATGCGTTAGAGCAGCTTGGATTTTTCGAGTCGTGA
- a CDS encoding subtilin biosynthesis sensor protein SpaK — protein MIRENTVKTAWEWRITMKYHTINELDHFCFKEAYIAQICAVNGMFEIVFDNVTILPANSCNRDIREMRANELVLKISEPKIEALVEEGYKVYDANGNLKQKNEDITIAPEAYADKFKELEGCEVYSIEQENGNYVISIDTEDHTFLLRVSGSGDTQEWDRFLNK, from the coding sequence ATGATCAGAGAAAATACTGTGAAAACAGCGTGGGAATGGAGGATTACCATGAAATATCATACGATAAATGAACTGGATCATTTTTGTTTTAAGGAGGCATACATTGCGCAGATCTGCGCGGTAAACGGGATGTTTGAAATCGTATTTGATAATGTGACGATTCTGCCGGCGAATTCCTGCAACCGCGATATCCGGGAGATGCGTGCAAATGAACTGGTTTTAAAGATCAGTGAACCGAAAATTGAAGCACTGGTGGAGGAAGGCTATAAAGTCTATGATGCGAACGGCAATTTAAAACAGAAAAATGAGGATATTACGATCGCACCGGAGGCGTATGCAGACAAATTCAAAGAATTAGAGGGCTGTGAAGTGTATTCCATTGAGCAGGAAAACGGAAATTATGTTATTTCCATCGATACGGAGGATCATACCTTTTTGCTTCGCGTCAGCGGTTCCGGGGATACACAAGAGTGGGATCGTTTCTTGAACAAATAA
- the pcp gene encoding pyroglutamyl-peptidase I → MKILVTGFEPFGGAVINPAYEAVKLLPDVIAGAEVIKIEIPTVFGRDEEVVRAAVEKHHPDAVLCVGQAGGRSGITVEKVAINLMEARIPDNEGKQPLDTPIREDGENAYFASLPVKSMVQYMKEAKIPARVSYTAGTFVCNDIMYRVLYMIDKEYPHMRGGFVHVPYLPEQTLDLPEGTPSMPAEMIAKALACGIRAIVENEADVKTISGETH, encoded by the coding sequence ATGAAAATATTAGTGACAGGCTTTGAACCGTTTGGCGGAGCAGTGATCAATCCTGCCTACGAGGCAGTCAAACTTCTCCCTGATGTGATAGCGGGGGCAGAAGTGATCAAAATTGAAATCCCGACCGTGTTTGGAAGGGATGAGGAAGTGGTCAGGGCTGCAGTGGAGAAACATCATCCGGATGCAGTTTTATGTGTCGGACAGGCTGGTGGAAGATCCGGGATCACAGTGGAAAAGGTCGCAATCAATCTGATGGAAGCGCGTATCCCGGACAATGAGGGAAAGCAGCCGCTCGATACACCAATCCGGGAAGACGGAGAGAATGCATATTTTGCGTCGCTTCCAGTCAAGAGCATGGTACAGTATATGAAAGAGGCAAAGATCCCGGCGCGCGTTTCCTATACAGCCGGAACTTTTGTCTGCAACGATATCATGTACCGTGTCCTCTACATGATCGATAAGGAATATCCACATATGAGGGGCGGATTTGTCCATGTCCCATACTTACCGGAGCAGACGCTTGATCTGCCGGAGGGAACACCGAGCATGCCGGCGGAGATGATCGCAAAGGCATTAGCGTGCGGCATCCGGGCGATCGTTGAGAACGAGGCAGATGTGAAGACGATCAGTGGGGAGACGCACTGA
- a CDS encoding HlyD family secretion protein, whose translation MRKPGKRMASVIASIAAVCVMTGGIGYQAAVSGAQTDSTENSVKAQNTDQQESTDGSFSEEGTTQIGTVSQMPEFTVNAVTMTVEEVYASSGDTVSKGDALFKLTDESMEAAKSDYEDAISDAENTLKTAEANLASGKLSAESTKQDADLTAQTAADSYQAQVDALDAAVEEKKEAYDEAVEQISEYQTKIDNNDYYVECAIDEKKDAVDAATTALAQAQDTLTQAQQSADAAQSTLEQAQKEFDSAVETYNKNVEETNTKITELTDSLDDLKSDYEQAERDATMQKAELQNEYDTAVVEGKYAGSTYESTVSELESAVESAQDTLDTLKEEQTALLALENGVVTADEDGTIAAVPYEAEDTLQSGTAFALYCDTQTIMISVEVPQENIAQVGVGDEVSVMIAGNRDGAVTGTVSSIASSATTGGSVSNVTYAVIISIDNSDGRLGSGSSATVTFQGEQEEKTE comes from the coding sequence ATGAGAAAACCAGGAAAAAGAATGGCAAGTGTGATCGCCAGCATCGCAGCAGTCTGTGTGATGACCGGCGGAATCGGATATCAGGCTGCAGTATCCGGAGCACAGACGGACAGTACGGAAAATAGTGTAAAAGCTCAGAATACAGACCAGCAGGAGAGTACAGACGGCTCTTTTTCGGAAGAAGGTACCACGCAGATCGGCACGGTCAGCCAGATGCCGGAATTTACGGTAAATGCAGTCACAATGACCGTGGAAGAAGTCTATGCTTCATCCGGGGATACCGTGAGCAAAGGGGATGCCCTGTTTAAACTGACGGATGAGAGCATGGAAGCGGCAAAATCAGATTACGAAGATGCCATCAGTGATGCCGAGAATACATTAAAAACAGCCGAGGCGAATCTTGCAAGCGGAAAACTTTCTGCGGAGAGCACAAAGCAGGACGCCGATCTGACAGCTCAGACCGCAGCGGACAGTTATCAGGCACAGGTAGATGCGCTAGATGCCGCAGTGGAAGAAAAAAAAGAAGCCTATGATGAGGCGGTAGAGCAGATTTCGGAATATCAGACGAAGATCGATAACAATGATTACTATGTGGAGTGTGCGATTGATGAAAAAAAGGATGCAGTTGATGCAGCGACAACAGCATTAGCGCAGGCACAGGATACGCTGACACAGGCACAGCAGTCTGCAGATGCTGCACAGAGTACACTCGAACAGGCACAGAAGGAATTTGACTCCGCGGTCGAAACTTACAATAAAAATGTGGAAGAAACCAACACTAAAATTACGGAACTGACGGATAGTCTGGATGATTTAAAATCTGACTATGAACAGGCAGAGCGTGATGCGACAATGCAGAAAGCAGAACTGCAAAATGAATATGACACTGCAGTGGTGGAAGGAAAATATGCGGGAAGTACCTATGAATCGACCGTCTCGGAACTGGAGAGTGCAGTGGAGTCCGCGCAGGATACACTTGATACATTAAAAGAGGAACAGACAGCACTTCTTGCATTAGAAAATGGTGTTGTTACGGCGGATGAAGATGGAACGATCGCGGCAGTGCCTTATGAGGCAGAAGATACGCTGCAGTCAGGTACTGCGTTTGCGCTGTATTGTGATACACAGACGATCATGATTTCCGTGGAAGTGCCACAGGAGAATATCGCACAGGTTGGTGTCGGCGATGAGGTATCTGTCATGATAGCAGGCAACCGGGATGGAGCAGTGACAGGAACTGTCTCATCAATCGCATCTTCGGCAACGACCGGAGGCAGTGTTTCGAATGTTACTTATGCAGTGATCATTTCAATTGATAATTCGGATGGAAGACTTGGTTCTGGTTCTTCCGCAACCGTTACATTTCAGGGAGAGCAGGAGGAAAAAACAGAATGA
- a CDS encoding efflux RND transporter periplasmic adaptor subunit, translating to MKKKKVTVVLSLGAAALLLIGGISVYAHQTSDSGESETVYKETTAEYGTLTVGITESGSVTIGSISQDMDEDISTSSNSGSSQTSGTQTTGTSTNNSSVVLEVEEVYVSVGQQVKAGDALLKLTDESIEKYRKKLKEAVTEASADYNSAALSSAKEKVSANYSYNLSVAEGSVAQEEYEATISELQDAVDEAQEAVDESQALLTYYQEMIDSGMDLSESLADEQGNYDKLYNKLKAAKSAYTTKSVEAEKKYKEAMLSYENADSQYSADVAGVDVSVDTAQDTLTDAKEALSEFEIFVGDGTIYSDYDGTIMSVGYEAGDDLSTSTSIVTFADTDAVTMTVSVSEEDISEIAIGDEVMIELNAYEDQTFSGEVESIDTSVSSGSSTISYNVTVKINGDVDGIYTDMTGNVTFIEKQVADVVYVSNKAIINEGTVSYVKVKDSDGTIEKKEVTTGFSDGVNVEITEGLSEGETVLIESQVTGE from the coding sequence ATGAAAAAGAAAAAAGTGACAGTAGTTCTTTCATTGGGCGCAGCAGCACTTCTTTTGATCGGAGGGATCAGCGTATATGCACATCAGACTTCGGACAGCGGCGAATCAGAAACGGTTTATAAAGAAACGACAGCAGAATATGGAACGCTTACCGTCGGGATTACAGAGAGTGGAAGTGTGACAATCGGAAGCATTTCACAGGATATGGATGAAGATATCAGTACGTCTTCAAATTCTGGCAGCAGCCAGACAAGTGGAACCCAGACAACAGGAACATCCACCAATAATTCATCGGTGGTACTGGAGGTAGAGGAAGTGTATGTTTCAGTCGGACAGCAGGTAAAAGCGGGCGATGCACTGTTAAAGCTGACAGATGAGAGCATTGAAAAATACAGGAAAAAATTAAAGGAAGCTGTGACGGAGGCTTCGGCAGATTATAACTCTGCAGCACTCAGTTCGGCAAAAGAAAAGGTAAGTGCGAACTATTCTTATAACTTAAGTGTGGCGGAGGGAAGTGTTGCACAGGAAGAATATGAGGCAACCATCAGTGAACTGCAGGATGCGGTGGATGAGGCCCAGGAGGCAGTGGATGAGTCACAGGCACTTCTTACCTATTATCAGGAAATGATCGACAGTGGAATGGATTTAAGTGAGTCACTTGCAGATGAGCAGGGAAATTATGACAAACTGTACAATAAATTAAAAGCGGCAAAGAGTGCATACACTACAAAATCTGTGGAGGCAGAGAAAAAATACAAAGAGGCAATGTTATCCTACGAAAATGCAGACAGTCAGTATTCCGCAGATGTGGCAGGCGTGGATGTATCAGTGGATACGGCGCAGGACACGTTGACAGATGCCAAAGAGGCTTTATCTGAATTTGAGATATTTGTCGGAGATGGCACAATCTATTCGGATTATGACGGCACGATCATGTCGGTCGGATATGAGGCAGGAGATGATCTGTCCACAAGTACGAGCATTGTGACATTTGCGGATACAGATGCAGTGACGATGACGGTATCCGTTTCCGAGGAGGATATCTCTGAGATCGCAATCGGGGACGAGGTCATGATCGAACTGAATGCCTACGAGGATCAGACGTTTTCCGGTGAGGTCGAAAGCATTGATACTTCCGTATCGAGCGGTTCTTCTACGATTTCTTATAATGTGACGGTAAAAATAAATGGTGACGTGGACGGTATTTACACGGATATGACCGGAAATGTGACATTCATTGAAAAACAGGTGGCAGACGTTGTCTATGTTTCTAATAAAGCGATTATCAACGAGGGAACGGTTTCTTATGTGAAAGTCAAAGACAGTGATGGAACCATTGAGAAAAAAGAGGTGACCACCGGATTTTCCGATGGCGTCAATGTGGAGATCACGGAGGGACTTTCCGAGGGAGAGACGGTTCTGATAGAAAGTCAGGTGACGGGCGAATGA